One genomic window of Lentisphaera araneosa HTCC2155 includes the following:
- a CDS encoding helix-turn-helix domain-containing protein: MSGPRWYTIKQAAEYLSIGEPTLYRWMRDGKITVRKIGDNTRFLQEDLDSCIQVIPSKKDVALVTKICPACHSDKMCKGSYRGTGKLYFYPEKSKFWTLKDSNIPNTSYMCENCGHISFFGDTEKLKALKPKANEPEGEE; the protein is encoded by the coding sequence ATGTCTGGTCCTCGTTGGTACACAATTAAACAAGCTGCTGAATACCTAAGTATTGGTGAACCCACCCTCTACCGCTGGATGCGCGATGGTAAAATTACAGTGAGAAAAATCGGTGATAATACCCGTTTTTTACAAGAGGACTTAGATTCCTGTATTCAGGTTATCCCTAGTAAAAAAGATGTGGCCTTGGTCACAAAAATTTGTCCAGCCTGCCATAGTGATAAAATGTGTAAGGGCTCGTATCGTGGAACGGGTAAGCTTTATTTTTACCCTGAAAAATCAAAGTTTTGGACTTTGAAAGACTCCAATATCCCCAATACTTCATATATGTGTGAGAATTGTGGTCACATTAGTTTCTTTGGCGATACAGAAAAACTAAAAGCCCTTAAGCCAAAAGCTAATGAGCCAGAAGGCGAAGAATAA
- a CDS encoding tetratricopeptide repeat protein, with protein sequence MRKFICLLIIGAYQLSACVNSTYSRLDEKRVTNELAYIVMGQFAHRSTEFYRFQEKKAQASLSEDENNFSAHNDLAVAYIKLGRYQDAEKELQKNEDLYPGKYETAANLGVLYKKKENFVQAAKYIEKSLQIKAGGHMGLGDYYLKMCESLAKEDLTINFLGVAYDAEPQVNADVANKEYLISLIKNDYMFADAYLILGDVFFVEGEYQLAALAYGRAYDLGVPISIFSKINLLRDKWHANKKAGEVVEDKIRISRSIRKPLGQADAWVSEFKRVDAELIKKMGEAQSIDAVLQEMEKQGIKRELPLTVGVFKGYRVDPGAIFFWVWISVIAIIVFLIIRKRIKKNKKEAAVNEQ encoded by the coding sequence ATGAGAAAGTTTATTTGTTTACTAATCATTGGAGCTTATCAGCTCTCTGCTTGTGTTAATTCAACTTATTCGCGTTTAGATGAAAAGCGGGTGACCAACGAATTGGCTTACATAGTCATGGGTCAGTTTGCTCATCGTAGTACGGAGTTCTATCGCTTCCAAGAGAAGAAAGCTCAAGCAAGTTTATCGGAAGATGAAAACAACTTTTCGGCTCACAATGATTTAGCTGTGGCTTACATCAAGCTCGGACGTTATCAAGATGCGGAAAAGGAACTGCAAAAAAATGAAGATCTCTATCCTGGAAAATATGAAACAGCAGCCAATCTAGGGGTGCTCTACAAAAAGAAAGAGAATTTTGTCCAAGCCGCAAAATATATTGAAAAATCATTACAGATCAAAGCAGGGGGACATATGGGCCTTGGAGATTACTACCTCAAGATGTGTGAATCGCTCGCTAAAGAAGATCTTACAATCAACTTTTTAGGTGTCGCGTATGATGCCGAGCCACAAGTGAATGCTGATGTGGCCAATAAGGAGTATCTCATTAGTCTCATTAAAAACGATTATATGTTTGCCGATGCCTACCTCATTTTGGGTGATGTTTTTTTTGTGGAAGGTGAATATCAATTAGCTGCCTTGGCTTATGGAAGGGCTTATGACCTTGGTGTCCCTATCAGTATTTTCTCTAAAATAAATTTGTTAAGAGATAAATGGCATGCTAATAAAAAAGCTGGCGAGGTTGTTGAAGATAAAATACGTATAAGTCGTTCAATTAGAAAACCGCTGGGTCAAGCAGATGCGTGGGTGAGTGAGTTTAAACGAGTGGATGCCGAGTTAATTAAAAAGATGGGAGAAGCTCAAAGTATCGATGCCGTCCTTCAGGAAATGGAGAAGCAGGGAATAAAACGAGAACTTCCTTTAACGGTTGGGGTGTTTAAAGGTTACCGAGTCGATCCAGGAGCCATTTTCTTTTGGGTTTGGATAAGTGTTATCGCAATAATCGTTTTCTTAATTATCAGAAAACGAATTAAGAAAAACAAGAAAGAAGCCGCGGTCAATGAGCAGTAA
- a CDS encoding LamG-like jellyroll fold domain-containing protein, with the protein MYDLAFRFDNGVQSIFVDGELVTSSQGHANLYSREEFQIGTWGGNFMKGRICDVKIFNRALSIKNISEL; encoded by the coding sequence TTGTACGACTTAGCTTTCCGTTTCGATAATGGCGTTCAGTCCATTTTTGTTGATGGTGAATTAGTCACGAGTTCTCAAGGTCACGCCAACCTCTACTCAAGAGAAGAGTTTCAAATCGGCACCTGGGGAGGCAATTTCATGAAAGGTCGCATTTGTGATGTGAAAATTTTCAATCGCGCCCTCTCAATCAAAAACATCTCCGAGCTATAA
- a CDS encoding serine/threonine-protein kinase — MSSDQVAHRARKLIDLFEDNEDEVIDGELPPLYQELLENNQRYSDEKFVAEGGMKRISQVYDHLTKRHVAMARLIKRASQELYDPFIREAHLTALLTHPNIIPVYDVGIGPMGAPFFTMELKDGDSLKKIIYELKSGNKKYTQAFSQEVLLNIFLKVCDAIAYSHSHKVIHLDLKPDNIQVGSFGEVLVCDWGLGKIVGTKDYDSFDGLLFNPDFLNNVTQGGEVKGTPGFMAPEQIHKNDEIAEAADIYSLGCLLYALLFYASPFDSSSSDDTLKNNLESNFSFPNSSLVSNGLKSIINKAMKPNSYERYQSVDLIRQDIQKYLLGFSPSADNPSFWRQSKLLYKRNKAKCHIALAFIIIIAVLTTVYFFKIEERRKEAEAARDLAQSKQEQIQAEKERTDKALSLLKKEREWRNSVIQDHSNRLESDVLTYLYHSSLDKDPGEHMKRTFLYLDRLIEADPNNKELYAKRGRANFMMQNFHASKRDFDIAQAKSTKNTEMEILSNKFSKLIDEGEKMPPVMIPEYAQDLVDLQDHYVKYKVLNCFLTKKPSLDEKILFIKSLMAAGNHKWESESFKYHPEVKALEINGEHLNRIGYTFNNPQTRKKVTQTYFHFLNIRYLKVADLRSFPAFFTSLDVPNLDLSLSPVKVTQEILGMNKLKNLILSEKQFKETKKLKIPPGLQISINNF, encoded by the coding sequence ATGAGCTCCGATCAAGTCGCCCACCGTGCCCGCAAACTCATTGACCTCTTTGAGGATAATGAAGATGAAGTCATTGATGGTGAACTACCTCCACTCTATCAGGAACTACTTGAGAATAATCAACGTTACTCTGATGAGAAGTTTGTCGCCGAAGGAGGCATGAAGCGCATTTCTCAAGTCTACGACCATCTCACCAAAAGACACGTGGCCATGGCTCGCCTTATAAAGCGAGCTTCACAAGAACTCTACGACCCCTTCATCCGCGAAGCCCACCTAACTGCACTACTTACCCACCCCAACATCATCCCCGTTTACGACGTGGGTATCGGCCCCATGGGAGCTCCTTTCTTTACTATGGAATTAAAAGATGGTGACTCACTCAAGAAAATCATCTATGAACTGAAATCGGGCAATAAAAAATACACTCAAGCTTTTTCACAAGAAGTTCTGCTAAACATCTTTTTAAAAGTATGCGATGCCATTGCCTATTCCCATTCTCATAAAGTCATTCATCTCGACTTAAAACCTGACAATATCCAAGTCGGTAGCTTTGGCGAAGTTTTAGTCTGCGATTGGGGTCTCGGGAAAATCGTCGGCACAAAAGATTACGATAGTTTCGATGGATTACTCTTTAACCCCGACTTTTTGAATAACGTCACTCAAGGGGGAGAAGTCAAAGGCACTCCCGGCTTTATGGCTCCTGAGCAAATCCACAAAAATGACGAAATTGCGGAAGCCGCAGATATCTACTCCCTAGGATGCTTGCTGTATGCCCTACTCTTTTACGCATCGCCTTTTGACTCAAGCAGCAGTGATGACACCCTGAAAAACAACCTTGAGAGCAACTTTAGTTTCCCAAATAGCTCTTTGGTCTCAAACGGCCTAAAATCCATCATCAATAAAGCGATGAAACCCAATTCTTATGAACGTTATCAAAGTGTGGATCTCATCCGTCAAGATATCCAAAAATACCTTTTGGGCTTTTCTCCCTCAGCTGATAACCCGAGCTTCTGGCGCCAGAGTAAATTATTGTACAAACGCAACAAAGCCAAATGCCACATTGCCCTCGCTTTTATCATTATAATTGCCGTCTTAACAACAGTCTATTTTTTCAAAATTGAAGAACGCCGAAAAGAAGCCGAAGCAGCACGTGATCTCGCACAAAGTAAACAAGAACAGATTCAGGCTGAAAAAGAGCGAACCGATAAAGCCTTAAGCTTATTGAAAAAAGAACGCGAATGGCGCAATAGCGTTATCCAAGACCACTCCAATCGACTCGAAAGCGACGTCCTCACTTACCTCTACCATTCTTCGCTTGACAAAGACCCTGGCGAACACATGAAAAGAACCTTCCTTTATTTAGATAGGTTAATTGAGGCGGACCCCAATAATAAAGAACTCTACGCCAAGCGTGGCCGCGCTAATTTCATGATGCAAAACTTCCACGCCTCAAAACGTGACTTTGATATAGCTCAAGCTAAAAGTACAAAAAACACTGAAATGGAAATCCTAAGTAACAAATTTAGTAAGCTTATTGATGAAGGTGAAAAGATGCCTCCAGTAATGATACCTGAGTATGCTCAAGATCTCGTAGATCTTCAAGATCATTATGTTAAATACAAAGTTCTCAATTGCTTTTTAACCAAGAAGCCAAGCCTTGACGAAAAAATCCTTTTTATAAAATCTCTCATGGCAGCTGGTAATCATAAATGGGAATCGGAAAGTTTTAAATATCATCCTGAAGTGAAAGCTTTAGAAATAAATGGGGAACACCTAAACAGAATTGGCTATACTTTTAACAACCCTCAAACACGTAAGAAAGTTACTCAAACTTATTTTCACTTCCTGAACATCCGTTACTTAAAAGTGGCTGATCTACGCTCTTTTCCTGCGTTTTTTACATCATTAGATGTCCCCAATTTGGACCTCAGTCTTTCTCCCGTAAAAGTGACTCAAGAAATCTTAGGAATGAATAAATTAAAAAATCTTATCCTCTCTGAAAAACAGTTTAAAGAGACAAAAAAACTGAAAATCCCTCCCGGATTACAAATATCCATAAATAATTTTTAA
- a CDS encoding DUF1552 domain-containing protein — MSKKSWHLDRRTFLRGTGVACALPYLEAMGASAAKNKAPKRICFVYFPNGACEPGKPKEETKRYRFFPDQEGRDYKNNFSLEPFNRFRDDMTILGGLSHPRSRQLLGHIAGDTWLTGGDVRNTYKNNISVDQVFAGHVGKETRYRSFAFSADGGVGYKSRVTSLSFDPLGNAIPTEHQHRQIFERYFNPNGNGSTEARRKELQRGRKIVDLVFGNSKDLKRNLGKSDQEKMDQYLTSLDSVEKQIQKNEEWLDIPLKKADYSKLNFDLDPAKNAETYVRSMYDLMVLAYEMDLTRAITFQVAREDGMGFGENYPKLVIGSKKGHHGISHSNDPMLWSTYDNWLAKQQAYFLGRMKEVKDEHGSLLDNTQVLWGSSQAHTHNARNLPLVLAGGKNMGVNHGSYQRFEDKTPMTNLFVSMLNAAGVHRSKFSDSTGKLPGDIFS; from the coding sequence ATGAGCAAAAAATCCTGGCATTTAGATAGACGTACATTTCTCCGTGGCACTGGTGTTGCCTGTGCGCTTCCTTACTTGGAAGCCATGGGAGCCTCTGCAGCTAAAAATAAGGCACCAAAACGTATCTGTTTTGTTTACTTTCCAAACGGCGCTTGTGAACCTGGTAAACCTAAAGAGGAAACTAAACGTTACCGTTTCTTCCCTGACCAAGAAGGGCGTGATTATAAAAATAATTTCTCTCTAGAACCCTTCAACCGTTTCAGAGATGACATGACTATTCTCGGAGGTCTCTCTCACCCGCGTTCACGTCAGCTCTTAGGACACATTGCTGGTGATACATGGCTAACGGGCGGCGATGTTCGCAATACTTATAAAAACAATATTTCAGTTGATCAAGTTTTCGCTGGCCATGTAGGCAAGGAAACGCGTTATCGCTCCTTTGCTTTTTCAGCAGATGGTGGTGTAGGTTATAAATCTCGCGTAACTTCACTCTCATTTGATCCTCTCGGAAATGCAATTCCTACTGAACATCAGCATAGACAAATCTTCGAGCGTTACTTCAATCCAAATGGCAATGGCTCGACTGAAGCACGCCGTAAAGAACTTCAACGTGGCCGTAAAATTGTCGACCTTGTTTTTGGTAATAGTAAAGACCTTAAACGCAATCTTGGTAAAAGTGACCAGGAAAAAATGGATCAGTACCTCACCTCACTTGACTCTGTAGAAAAACAGATTCAAAAGAATGAAGAGTGGTTAGACATCCCTCTTAAAAAGGCTGATTACAGTAAACTCAACTTTGATCTTGACCCAGCAAAAAATGCTGAAACTTATGTTCGCTCTATGTACGACCTCATGGTTTTAGCCTATGAAATGGACCTCACTCGAGCCATCACCTTCCAAGTCGCTCGTGAAGATGGCATGGGCTTCGGTGAAAATTACCCAAAACTTGTCATTGGATCTAAGAAAGGTCATCACGGTATCTCTCATTCAAACGACCCTATGCTTTGGTCGACTTACGATAACTGGTTAGCGAAACAGCAAGCTTATTTCCTAGGTCGAATGAAAGAAGTAAAAGATGAGCATGGCTCACTTCTCGACAACACACAAGTACTTTGGGGTAGTTCTCAAGCTCACACTCACAATGCGCGCAACTTACCTCTCGTATTAGCGGGTGGCAAGAACATGGGTGTTAATCACGGATCTTACCAACGATTTGAAGATAAGACGCCAATGACCAACCTCTTTGTCAGTATGTTGAATGCAGCAGGTGTTCATAGAAGTAAATTCTCTGACTCCACGGGCAAACTTCCCGGCGACATCTTTAGTTAA
- a CDS encoding PQQ-binding-like beta-propeller repeat protein codes for MKLLSLSLIPAFCFSCISVSNTNQAWPSAGGPDNTYQVVSPTQAPAQFSVESGKNIAWKMDLPEGGQSGITIVGEKIFLTVLEPSTKEKINKNSTHILALCIDSKSQKILWQHLIKGSFGGPSLYGFSDSSTPTPLADDEHVWFYNASGSIVCLDHSGKVIWQHDWEPIAKLDKVKFPFNKQYEPLMSGDFVFNVEPYYKKDDKRTYGWHYIFAYDKSTGKLAWISEDALTHYNTPYMSKTADGKDAILIGRGGHHKVPEDPRGYSLVDAQTGKSLWQYKTDKGMCLYQSLWNSELAIWMTYDHEIHILNSINGELVKKLDLVKKVDAHLYDEKTKKVIAHKDINLVEKTGVNVFPGWFSNILVGDKLYFMCFGPERYGPVKKAGPINSFARVDIKTGKVEYLQCPTSIKNGNKVWFEDIKANTINNLGLDTAGDKRSKRNGWSWVFNGNPIAVNNKIYFTLQNGRVYVFDSNAETFDQSALLSISDLGAAGKAWSLNTPSFANGKLYHRTLKQLICIENK; via the coding sequence ATGAAACTTTTATCTTTATCTCTAATACCTGCTTTTTGCTTCTCTTGCATTTCAGTAAGTAATACAAATCAGGCATGGCCTTCTGCTGGAGGCCCTGACAACACCTATCAGGTCGTATCACCAACTCAAGCACCCGCACAGTTCTCAGTAGAATCTGGCAAGAATATTGCTTGGAAAATGGATTTACCCGAGGGTGGCCAAAGTGGAATTACCATTGTGGGAGAAAAAATATTCCTCACAGTTTTGGAACCTTCCACAAAAGAAAAAATCAATAAAAACAGTACCCATATACTCGCACTTTGTATCGACTCGAAAAGCCAAAAAATCCTTTGGCAGCACCTCATCAAAGGCAGCTTTGGTGGACCCTCACTCTATGGTTTTAGTGATAGCTCAACGCCAACACCTCTCGCCGATGATGAACACGTTTGGTTCTACAACGCTTCTGGTTCTATTGTATGCTTAGATCATAGTGGCAAAGTCATCTGGCAACATGACTGGGAACCGATTGCAAAACTCGATAAAGTTAAGTTTCCTTTTAACAAGCAATACGAACCACTCATGTCAGGCGATTTCGTTTTTAATGTCGAACCCTACTACAAAAAAGACGACAAGAGAACCTATGGCTGGCATTATATTTTTGCTTATGATAAGAGTACTGGAAAACTCGCTTGGATTTCCGAAGATGCCCTCACCCACTACAACACTCCCTATATGTCAAAAACTGCCGATGGCAAAGATGCTATCCTCATTGGACGCGGCGGTCACCACAAAGTACCAGAAGATCCCCGAGGCTACAGCTTAGTAGATGCTCAAACAGGCAAATCACTTTGGCAGTATAAAACTGACAAAGGCATGTGCTTGTATCAATCCCTTTGGAATTCAGAACTCGCCATTTGGATGACTTACGACCATGAAATTCACATCTTAAACTCCATTAATGGTGAGCTAGTTAAAAAGCTTGACCTCGTCAAAAAAGTGGATGCTCATCTTTACGATGAAAAAACTAAAAAAGTCATTGCACATAAAGACATCAATCTTGTGGAAAAGACGGGTGTTAACGTATTCCCAGGCTGGTTCAGCAATATTTTAGTAGGAGATAAACTCTACTTCATGTGCTTTGGTCCAGAACGCTATGGCCCAGTTAAAAAAGCTGGCCCCATCAATTCATTTGCACGTGTCGATATTAAAACGGGTAAAGTTGAATACCTTCAGTGCCCCACCTCGATCAAAAATGGTAACAAAGTATGGTTCGAAGACATCAAAGCGAACACTATCAATAATCTCGGTCTCGATACTGCCGGCGATAAGCGCTCCAAGCGCAATGGCTGGAGCTGGGTCTTCAACGGTAATCCCATTGCCGTTAATAATAAAATTTACTTCACGCTTCAGAATGGTCGCGTTTACGTTTTTGATTCCAATGCAGAGACCTTTGATCAATCTGCCCTACTCAGCATCAGTGACTTAGGCGCTGCAGGCAAAGCTTGGTCACTCAATACACCAAGTTTCGCCAATGGTAAGCTCTACCACCGTACCCTCAAGCAACTCATTTGCATCGAGAATAAATAA
- a CDS encoding DUF1592 domain-containing protein yields the protein MKKQFYSLFAAMLSIPSLSAAEAPQDFEKEVKPLLEKYCIRCHGDRKQKGEVRLDELDPDIINGKDAEKWHAALDVINTADMPPEDSKQPKDDERRKIVDWMTLNLKLAKEKKRGEAKTVVRRLTRDQYSNSLQKLLGSDLDFAKTLPPEAKSHMGFTNAGENMTISPLHIEYYQEIAREALNKAIGPKEKPPVSKYRLDFAQKASKKVYAKIGGYQSINLDGKNYKISILDENNNELADNEIAPNGLKVEDIKKNIMVGFRGSDDRSRWGMAEDGMILHGSVPHVEKAPKSWQGANPNMKMLIRKDFPSEGDFVFRVTASNSLPIPVSEFYLNKTKRTNSTLSTTINGIQTFKAKDFGMIKNFKFDGNKLVADDRGSVSTANVQVKIPKDGYYHFNITRKAVSDKEKKSNFAFTLNSYYILQHFHHKNEKTLDPVITIKGSENKKVNSLLIQIPGKKRTINLMELEIFGANNKKIKNAIVTMSSKFDKSMGPQTLMDGKKNNLTHTKFEDNPWIKIEFKQPQVIKSLRVYNRIGFEERLDGAEFSYAQGERIVAKQGLMDDKHKPALVNSTVAFGKLKAGTYTLNLKANDFVEFHGLSIIPASDKTGDIRAKDNTYNRYLISKKEYLKTPGSLQAFLGTRADDGMDHKLFGGSQLYDSPLGKSETKVFKGRLENLPVPVINPNTKNPLANIMIVGVYNDHLVKDKNLSGPPLKIERMEFEAPYIPQWPTASYKNIFFDSKNKANKEIYTKEILTKFINDAFRKKVNEQTVNIYYNFWKSIKGEFPRYEDGVKEALVAVLCSPEFLFIAEPGVKQQGTPKVNEFQLANRLSYFLWNQPPDKRLLDLAYSFRLSSNLDKEIDRMVQDPKSNYFIETFASEWLRMDRLESISTDFNKYQNYNRFVKADMAKETRAFLAYILKNNMSIQNFIDSDFALLNQNLAEFYGIKGVQGTNFRPVKLKPEDNRGGLITQGSFLTGHSDGLQAHPIKRGVWLMEKLLDDEPPPPPPNVPALDSEEPSFKGLTIKQQLELHREKSSCIDCHLKIDPWGVVFENYDAVGKFQAKADAKTELIDGTELNGINELKSYIKENKQENVTRSVTKHLLAYSLGRDLSYMDNEDIDQIVNKTTEQKYGFKDLVKNIISHDIFTRR from the coding sequence ATGAAGAAACAATTCTACAGCCTCTTTGCAGCTATGCTTTCAATTCCTAGCTTGTCTGCTGCCGAAGCCCCTCAAGACTTTGAAAAAGAAGTCAAACCCCTCCTCGAAAAGTATTGTATTCGCTGTCATGGCGACCGCAAACAAAAGGGCGAAGTTCGCCTCGATGAACTTGATCCAGACATCATCAATGGTAAAGATGCGGAAAAGTGGCATGCGGCACTCGATGTCATCAACACGGCTGACATGCCCCCAGAGGATTCTAAACAACCAAAAGATGATGAGCGTAGAAAAATCGTCGACTGGATGACTCTCAATTTAAAACTTGCCAAAGAGAAAAAACGTGGTGAAGCCAAGACAGTTGTTCGCCGTCTCACGCGTGATCAATACAGTAACTCATTACAAAAGTTACTTGGCTCAGACCTCGACTTTGCTAAGACACTTCCACCCGAAGCTAAATCTCACATGGGTTTCACCAATGCAGGTGAAAACATGACTATTTCACCACTTCATATTGAGTACTACCAAGAAATTGCACGAGAAGCCCTCAACAAAGCTATAGGCCCCAAAGAGAAGCCTCCCGTTAGTAAATACCGTTTGGACTTTGCGCAAAAAGCAAGCAAAAAAGTCTATGCTAAAATTGGCGGTTATCAATCCATCAACCTCGATGGTAAAAACTACAAGATTTCCATCTTAGATGAAAACAACAACGAACTCGCGGACAACGAGATTGCTCCAAATGGCTTAAAAGTAGAAGATATCAAGAAAAATATCATGGTCGGTTTCCGTGGTTCCGATGACCGTAGCCGCTGGGGCATGGCCGAGGACGGTATGATTCTTCATGGCTCGGTACCTCATGTAGAAAAAGCACCTAAATCTTGGCAAGGCGCTAATCCCAATATGAAAATGCTTATCCGTAAGGATTTTCCTTCTGAAGGTGATTTTGTCTTCCGTGTGACTGCTAGCAATTCTCTACCTATCCCAGTCAGCGAATTCTACCTCAATAAAACTAAACGTACAAACAGTACTCTCTCGACTACGATCAATGGAATTCAAACATTCAAAGCCAAAGACTTTGGAATGATTAAAAACTTCAAATTTGACGGTAATAAGTTAGTTGCTGATGACCGCGGATCCGTCTCTACTGCTAACGTACAAGTCAAAATCCCTAAAGACGGTTACTACCACTTTAATATCACTCGGAAGGCCGTTAGTGACAAAGAGAAAAAAAGCAACTTTGCTTTTACCCTCAACAGTTACTATATCCTCCAACACTTTCATCATAAAAATGAAAAAACTCTTGACCCTGTGATCACCATCAAGGGCTCAGAGAATAAAAAAGTTAATTCACTCTTGATTCAAATCCCAGGTAAAAAGCGGACCATTAACTTAATGGAGCTAGAAATTTTTGGTGCCAATAACAAAAAAATCAAAAATGCCATCGTTACTATGAGTTCTAAGTTCGACAAAAGTATGGGACCTCAAACCCTAATGGATGGTAAGAAAAACAATTTGACACATACAAAGTTCGAAGATAACCCTTGGATTAAAATAGAGTTCAAGCAGCCCCAAGTAATCAAGTCTCTAAGGGTATATAACCGCATAGGCTTCGAAGAACGTCTTGATGGTGCTGAATTCTCATATGCTCAAGGTGAACGCATTGTCGCCAAACAAGGATTAATGGACGATAAACATAAACCTGCACTCGTCAATTCAACTGTAGCTTTCGGTAAACTTAAAGCAGGCACTTACACCCTTAACCTTAAAGCCAATGACTTTGTAGAATTTCACGGATTAAGTATTATCCCCGCTAGCGATAAAACAGGCGACATTCGAGCAAAAGACAACACTTATAATAGATACCTTATTAGTAAGAAAGAATATTTAAAAACTCCTGGTTCTTTACAAGCTTTCCTCGGAACTCGTGCTGATGATGGCATGGACCATAAACTTTTTGGAGGCTCACAACTTTATGATTCACCTCTTGGCAAATCGGAAACTAAGGTATTTAAAGGTCGTTTAGAAAATCTTCCAGTACCGGTAATCAATCCAAACACGAAGAACCCTCTAGCAAATATTATGATTGTTGGTGTTTACAATGACCACCTCGTTAAAGATAAAAACCTATCTGGGCCACCATTGAAAATTGAACGCATGGAATTTGAAGCACCTTATATTCCACAATGGCCAACAGCTTCATACAAGAACATCTTCTTTGACTCCAAAAACAAAGCTAATAAAGAGATCTATACAAAAGAAATTTTAACGAAGTTTATCAACGATGCCTTCCGTAAAAAAGTTAATGAACAGACAGTCAATATCTACTACAACTTCTGGAAGTCTATCAAAGGTGAATTTCCACGCTATGAAGATGGTGTTAAAGAAGCGCTAGTTGCGGTTCTCTGCTCACCTGAATTCCTCTTCATTGCCGAACCAGGAGTCAAGCAACAAGGCACTCCTAAAGTTAATGAGTTCCAATTGGCTAATCGTCTCTCCTACTTCCTTTGGAATCAGCCACCAGATAAAAGACTCCTTGATCTTGCTTATTCTTTTAGATTATCCAGCAATTTAGATAAAGAAATTGACCGTATGGTCCAAGACCCTAAAAGTAACTATTTCATCGAAACCTTTGCAAGCGAATGGTTACGTATGGATCGTTTGGAAAGCATTAGTACGGACTTTAATAAATACCAAAACTACAACCGTTTTGTTAAAGCTGATATGGCGAAAGAAACGAGAGCCTTCCTCGCATACATTCTGAAGAACAATATGAGTATCCAAAACTTCATTGACTCTGATTTTGCCCTGCTTAACCAAAATCTCGCAGAATTCTACGGTATCAAAGGTGTACAAGGCACTAACTTCCGCCCTGTAAAACTAAAACCTGAAGACAATCGTGGTGGCCTTATTACTCAAGGTAGTTTCCTCACTGGTCACTCTGATGGTCTACAGGCTCACCCCATCAAACGTGGCGTTTGGCTTATGGAGAAACTTCTCGACGACGAGCCACCCCCCCCACCACCAAATGTTCCTGCACTTGATTCAGAAGAACCTAGTTTTAAAGGTCTAACAATTAAGCAACAGCTCGAACTTCACCGTGAAAAATCTTCGTGCATTGACTGTCACTTGAAAATTGACCCTTGGGGTGTTGTATTCGAAAACTACGACGCCGTGGGTAAATTCCAGGCCAAAGCCGACGCCAAGACAGAACTCATTGATGGAACTGAACTCAATGGCATCAATGAACTCAAGTCCTACATCAAAGAAAACAAACAGGAGAATGTAACACGTTCTGTGACTAAACACCTCCTCGCCTACTCTCTCGGTCGTGACCTCTCCTACATGGACAACGAAGACATCGACCAAATCGTCAACAAGACAACGGAGCAAAAATATGGCTTTAAAGACCTTGTTAAAAACATTATTTCTCACGATATTTTTACTAGAAGATAA